The genomic region CATCCCGAGCACCACCCAGTCATCCTGGTCGCGGGCGGCGCGCTCCAGCAGCGGGTCGTCGATGTCGGTGACGTTCTGCACGTAGTGCACGGTGTGCCCGTTGTCCAGCCACAGCCGGTGCACCAGGTCGAAGGCCAGGTAGGTGGCGGCGTGCCCGAGGTGGGTGGCGTCGTAGGGGGTGATGCCGCAGACGTAGAGCCGGGCCGTGTCACCCGGGGTCGTCGGACGGACCTCCGCAGCGGCGGTGTCGTAGAGCCGCAGGGGGCGGGGGGTGCCGGGGAGCCGGGGTACCGGAGTTGACGACCAGGTCTGCATTCCTCAGACGATAATCAACAGCCGCGCATGAGTCACAGCCCATGACGCGATCCCGTGATCCTCCCAACATCAGGGAATGACCTGGTCAGCGGTGTACAGCAACCGTCGGCAGGGTGCGGCCCAGCACCGGCAGCGCCGCGGTGGCCGCCGTCAGCACCGCGGCGAGAACCAGCCACGGCAGCACCGGGTGGACCGCGGTCAGCGAGATCACCGCGGGCGCGACCACGTTCGAGACGCCGAAGGAGTACTGGAAGCTGGCCACGTACCGGCCGCGCGCCCCGGGTGGTGCGCTGGCCTCGGCCAGGGCGGTGGAGGTGGGCGCGTGCACCAGGTTGGCCACGCAGTGCACCAGCGTGATCCCCAGCAGGTAGGCCAGGTTCCACGGCGCGGGCACCCACAGCGCGGCCGCGGTGGCCAGTGCCCAGGTGATCCACAACAGGCCCGCGCCGGTCAGGGCCGTGGTGCGCGGGACGTTGCGCAGCCGGTCCACCGTGGTGACCTGGAAGCACAGCCGGAACACGGTGCTGGTGACGATGACCGCGCCGATCATCCAGGCCGGGGCGCCCAGCACCAGGCGCAGGTAGACCGGGACGCCGAGCACGAACAGGTCCACCGCCAGCGCGAAGGCGAAGTTGACCAGGATCAGGCCCAGGTACGGGCGGTCGCCCAGCAACTGCCGGAAGGCGCCGTCGCCGCGTTCGCTCGGGGTGTGCGGGGCGGGGCGGACGTAGCGGAGCAGGATGGCCGCGCACACCAGGAAGCTGACCGCGTTGCCCGCCGCGACCAGCCGGTACGGCCAGTCCCCCGCCGCCCCGGTGAGCAGCCCGGCCACTCCCGCGCCGAGACCGAAGCACACCGACATGGTCACCCCGGCCAGCGCGAACGGCCGGTCCTTGCTGGTCTCGGCGGACAGGTCGGCGATGAGCACGAACACCGAGCAGTAGAACCCGCGCTGCCCGGTGGCCAGCAGCGCCGCCGCCAGGAACGCCTCCGGCACGCTGGTGGCCACCAGGTACATCCCGGCCCCGGCCGCCTGCACCAGCTGGGCGGTGACCAGCACCGTGCGCGGCCCCCACCGGTCCACCAGGTGCCCGGCCAGCGGCGGCACCAGCAGGCCGACCGCGGTGGCCGCCGCGCCGACCAACCCCGCGGTCGGCAGGTCCAGGCCGATCACGAAGGTCAGGTACAGCACGGTGACCGGCAGGAACACCCCGGTGCCGAAGGAGTCCACCCCGAGCGCGACCAGCAGTGCGTTTCTCCCCATGCGGGCAAGACAACCAGAGTGGTCAGGGTGTGCTGGGCGTCGGCCCGGCCGGATGCCCGTACAGGCCCGGCCCGTCCACCCGCAGCGTGGCCAGGAACTCGCTGGACTCGGCGTAGGAGCTGGCGATCAGCTCGTTGGTGAACCGGAAGTCCAGCGGGGTCACCGGCCGGGCCGGCGCGCCCGGCAGGTAGACGATCGGCGCGGTCTCCGCCCAGCGGGTGGCCTCCAGCACCGCCTGGTTGCGGGTGGCCAGGGTGGCCCAGAACAGCAGCGTCTCCGGCAGCGAGGCGGGCACCCCGGGCAGGTGGCCTGGGAACGCGCAGTCGAGCACGACCAGGGACTTCGCGCCCATGCTCAGCGCCTGCTGCACCGGCACGTTGGCCAGCACGCCGCCGTCGTAGAGCACCCGCTCGCCGATGCGCACCGGCGGGTAGATGCCGGGGATGGCCGCGCTGGCTAGGATCGCCGGGATCAGCTCGCCCTCGGCCAGCAGCACCGGGGAGGCGGTGACCGCGTCCACCGCGACCGCGCCGAAGGGCAGCACCAGGTCGCTGAACCGGCTCGCGCCGTCCAGGCCCTCGGCGAGCACCTCGGCCAGGCCGGTGTTGCGGAACAGGTGGTTGCGCCCGGCGCGCAGGGTGCGCAGCTGCCGGACCGGGCCGCCGGGGAAGACCCTGGAGCGGGTCATCAGCGCCCACATCCTGGTCAGCCTCCCGGCGGCGTGCTCGGGATCCAGGGCCAGCAACGAGCCGTTGACCGAGCCGACCGAGGTGCCGATCACCAGGTCGGGCCGGATGCCGTGTTCGGCCAGCGCGCGGAGCATGCCGACCTGGATGGCGCCCAGGCTGCCGCCGCCACCGAGAACGAAGCCGACCGGGGTCGGCAGACCGTGGTCCCGCACGGCCATCATCGTCTCATGTGGACGGAACGAAAATGCGTTGCGGCGCGAACGGCGGGTGCCTAACGTAGCCGTCGTCCCATTGCCGTCCAGGGGAGCACCGGTTGATCGGCTGAGGTTGCGAGTCACCGCGACGTCGAGGCATGCCCGCCTCCGCCCGTGCTCGGACCCGGCCGCGACTCCCCCGTTGGACGCGCCCCTCTCCTGAGTTCCGTGTCGTCGCTGTGCGCTCGCGTGTCGCCCTCTCTTCTCGCGACGACACCTCAGGAGGTGCGCCATGTCCGCATCCATCACCTGTTCCGCCCTCGGTTTCCACTGGCCCGACGGCGATCCCGTGTTCGAGGACCTCAACCTGCTCATCGGCGCGGGCCGCACCGGGCTGATCG from Crossiella sp. CA-258035 harbors:
- a CDS encoding patatin-like phospholipase family protein → MAVRDHGLPTPVGFVLGGGGSLGAIQVGMLRALAEHGIRPDLVIGTSVGSVNGSLLALDPEHAAGRLTRMWALMTRSRVFPGGPVRQLRTLRAGRNHLFRNTGLAEVLAEGLDGASRFSDLVLPFGAVAVDAVTASPVLLAEGELIPAILASAAIPGIYPPVRIGERVLYDGGVLANVPVQQALSMGAKSLVVLDCAFPGHLPGVPASLPETLLFWATLATRNQAVLEATRWAETAPIVYLPGAPARPVTPLDFRFTNELIASSYAESSEFLATLRVDGPGLYGHPAGPTPSTP
- a CDS encoding MFS transporter; translated protein: MGRNALLVALGVDSFGTGVFLPVTVLYLTFVIGLDLPTAGLVGAAATAVGLLVPPLAGHLVDRWGPRTVLVTAQLVQAAGAGMYLVATSVPEAFLAAALLATGQRGFYCSVFVLIADLSAETSKDRPFALAGVTMSVCFGLGAGVAGLLTGAAGDWPYRLVAAGNAVSFLVCAAILLRYVRPAPHTPSERGDGAFRQLLGDRPYLGLILVNFAFALAVDLFVLGVPVYLRLVLGAPAWMIGAVIVTSTVFRLCFQVTTVDRLRNVPRTTALTGAGLLWITWALATAAALWVPAPWNLAYLLGITLVHCVANLVHAPTSTALAEASAPPGARGRYVASFQYSFGVSNVVAPAVISLTAVHPVLPWLVLAAVLTAATAALPVLGRTLPTVAVHR